CTAACTCATCAAATGTTAAAATCCACgtaatttcaaatgatttactTTTGGTTTCATTCGTCTAATATCAACaacttttatttacttattattcaacataatatgaatatttctAATCGTTGCTGTGAGaattgattaagattaagagattaagatgcatgtattagtcccaaacacatgcacagacatgcaaaggcacactcatgcaggtagggaaactttatctctgctttttacccatcttgtgcaggacacacagagcagtgagggaccatgtacagcgctcggggagcagatgttgggggagtaaggtgccttgctcaggggcacgtgacagggtagggagactcttggatttttggacagatcaatccaggttcgtcttttgttgtctctccgtggagtcgaaccagagaccttctctgcccatagtccaagtttctgccactagatcACCGCCTCTCCACCAAACGAGTCATTGGAGTCATTAGTGTCAACAGAAGATTGTCAGGGTCTGATCAGAACAAGGAAACATTCAGAAATGGGCAGAACATTATGAAGGTAGGACGTGATGTATAACTCCTGCTGAGGAAAtccactgtttttgtttccagcacATCGACAAGGGCCAACCATTTCACCAAAGCTCTTAAAACTGACCGTCTCTCCCAGTGATGCCTACCTTTACACCCTCTTCctgtatggctcctctttttcatcatcagatatttgtatctttttatttgtgtccGTCGAGTGTTAGAAACGCtaacacacccactcgctcgctgtgaCATTTTCCCAGAAACGTCCCATGCTTTACTCTAACCTGGGCTCACTCCGATATATTTAACTGGCAGGAAAGGTTCCGTTAAAagatctgcagcagctggcTCGGACATCTACGTTCTCACATGCAACATGTGGACATCAGTGcaggtctggaagcagcttGTGTAAAATGATGTCGAGCTTAACAAGGCAGGAGCCAGATAACTGTGTATGAAGCTGCACTTTTCCAGGTAGAGACACATTTTAAGCTTTGAAGAGCAAATCAAATCAACCCCATTTAGAAGAACTCAGCTCCACAACAAACTCCAAACGTGTAGAGCTGAAACATAACATTAGATTTTTATTAATTCAAGCAAACTGTTACAGTCAACAGTTACATAAGTTACATGGTTTACAGTATTGATctaatctttcttttttttttaaccagggTTACTCCCCTCCCCATCCACCCTCCCCACTCCCAAACATAGAAACAGCAAATCCATACAAGCGCAGGCAAGTAAGTAGTAACAGCACAATACATTCATCAACTCAACGATACGTTTTGTACGAACAATAAGGCAAGTAGAAGAAAGAACGAACGAACCAACGGAAAAAGATGGCAGACATTTGCTTTGAAATGAGCCACAGCAAGGCATGACGTGTCCTCCTCCTTTTAGGCCTGAAGGGGGAGCGGTCGTGCCCTAATTTCTTCTTCGGAACAACAGTTGCTGCTGTGGGACTGAACGAGGTAAGGCTTCTCGATAGTGGGCGGGTCCACAGTAAAGGGGGGATCTGAGGAAAGAGCTGCCTTTGGTGGAATCGAGTGGTTGGCGGGGGCCTTTCTcaaagtgtttcctctgcacGCTGAATATTCGACCTGGAACAATAAGAGAGGCAGGAACTCTGATGTACAACTGCAGCGTCTCATCACTTCCAGGGTCCATATCTGTGGCTAATAACGCAAGAGAAGGAATCTGAGGCTCCTTTTCCTACAAACCGATGGCTCAGTGTTTGTCATAGACATTGCTTTTTGTCAACATGAGCATACATGGCTCCTTAAAACCTGgacagtcaaaaaaaaaaagaaaagctcaaTCTCTTGGCATTTATTTCCCTGGGGTAATGTTTTcgatgttagtggatggaaatGCACACACGTTGCCGAAGACGTCTATTTACTTCCCCTTCATTTTCAACCGTTAAAACAATCCTTCTATGACCTTTGACATACCAGCACAATCTTTTGCTTGTTCTCTATAGTAAAACCAGTCCTGATAACAAGAGAAAACGAAAGACAACCCAGCTTGTGTTCTGCAAACTACTGGCCTATTAAAACTGCAAACGTTTCAGCAGgaaaaggtaaataaaagaaGCTAAAACAGAAGTCATTCAATGCCGTGTTCAGCCACCAGGCGACAAAACTGTACCGGAGAACTTGCCttcatttttttccatctttttttttatatcgaTGAACagataagaaataaaaacaagtgggTCTTCAAAGAAAAAAGTCATTTTCATGTACAACAATAGTAAACATGGGGGATTTTGTCAGGAGAAATCCAGCTGAAAAAAGGTCCTGTAGTGCAGAAAAGAATGAATGCAAAAGAATCCCTCTTGGAACACGAGAAGACGGACGCGGGCGATGTGGAGACTGTCCTCCAAACACAATCCACAACGAGACGACAGATATGACGAGATAAAAAACTTCGACAGGGGATAAATGGGGCACGTTCCTCTTCTCTCCGGAGTGATAAGGACTCTGATGGCgaggcgtggggggggggggcagggtatTTGGAGGTGGGTGCACCTGAACAATTTTGTCCTCTCCTGCCACcgctgctttttattttttcccccccaacTCTCTGACGGCCATCACTCCATCCAGTCTCCTTCGTCGAACTCGGACTCGTCCTCGGAGTCGGAGTACTCCACAGCGATGCGCCGGGACAGGATGGTGGCCACGTCGTTGCCGACTCGCTCGTGTTTAGCCTCTTGCTCTCGCTGCTCCTCCACTTTGCGCAGATGTATGCCTGCGGCAGAGATGATAAGAGAGATTACTGGATGTTCTTATGTCATGGATTAAAGAAAGTATACAAAATTGTTCTGAAAGAGTCTAACTATGTCAAAACAGTCATTTTATCAGCGAAAATCCTAAAGTAGGACTTAACAAGTTCTGTCTTCCTCGTAATTATATTTAAACCaacatttcaacaaaaaaattattttatttggccATGATGCTCTTATCAAATTCACTATCGTAcatgaaatgaagaaaatacGTTGGCATTCAAATTTGTCATTCTAAAAGACCTGTTAATCAATTGATGCTTTTAATActtgtttcaaattaaatttgtaaGATTTGATGCATTTCTCCAACTTGTGAACTGCAACTCGGGACCCACCTTTTCTGATGGCCTCCAACAGGACACTGCGAGCATCGCTGATGGGCGGTAGACTGGCTGGGTGGTGCCTCTTGGACCCCAAATCGTGGAGGTTGTGGGGTGAGGCCATGGCTCCTGCTGAGGGGAAGGCCGGCAGCGGTGGCGGTCCTGACATACCCGGCGAGGAGCTCCGCGCTCcggggagaggcagaggaggaggcggtgggggaggaggcaggatgttGCCGGCCGCATGGGCACCAAAGCTCATGGGTGGGCCCTTGTCCAGGACCTGCTGGAGACGAGccggggaggaggagtggagtggAGGCGCCACGGGCGGAGGCGCCGGGTGGAGCACCCCCGGAGCAATCTGGAGGGGAGCAGGGGCAGGTGGGATCGCCATGGGCTGCTGGACTGGTAGAGGAggaatgggaggaggaggggtgccCCGCATGCCTGAGGAGGGTAAGGGCGGAGGCGGAGGGGGAAGAGGTGgaggcgggggaggaggagtgttGGAGTTGAAACCTGCTGTTCGTGCCGGAGACTGAGGTCTGCTGTCGGAAAAGCCCGAactggagctggagagagagagagagacggacagaatGATAACAAGTGTCAAAAAGGTCAGGTCGGCGTAACAGGGTGACCCTACATTTTTccttaagataagataagatgagataatcCCTCATTAGGGCACAATGGGTCAATTTGCAACAACATTTTCTGCAACATCTTTATAAGAAATCAAGCTTTTGCGTTATTTCCACAGATTCTACACAGGTCCTCAGTGGGTGAGTGTTGTGGCCCAATATCCCCTCTTTAGCCGTCAAGTGTGTATTCCTATTTACGTCAAGGACCGAATGTTATCAGTTATGGCCGCTCACTGACCCTGAAGCTGTGTGGGTGGATCGCGCTAGGACACTGCAACACAAAGCacagcgagagaaagagaagaagagaaaaatacGCGGTGAGTATTTCCTCCGACACCGAGCCCGATGATGGTGAAGAGACGGTGGAATGAGGAGTGAAAACTAAGAACAGGGGATGAAGTGTTTTTAAGAAAAGGAGATGGCACGCTGCAAGGACTTCAGCAAGGAAAATCAATGATGTTGCTGTGGTGCCGTAGCCGCAGCCTTAATCATAGCCTCTGATCTCTCCATTCCTTCAGACGGTGACATATGCAGCAGGAAAACCACCTTTAATACGCTCAGTGGTCTTAACACTCTATTGATCCTGGCCCTCTCTGAGCCTTTTCCCATCTTATGTTGTCTTTAGTCGACAAAActcactccatccatccatccatccatccatccatccatccatttttcTGTTCAGCTCCAACAGAGCAAAAAATCCTCAAACAAAAGCTGGGCAATAATAAACGTGATAGAATGCCTCTCGGTATCGATCCATACCAGACAGAAATAAATAGACCAACTCAATTGATTATGAGCCGGATTGCAATtgtatgtgtgcgcgtgtgagtCGGAGATGAGGTGAAATGGTATTCACAGATAATTCTTCACACCTGAATCTGCTCGGAaaaccacacgagcagtatcaGCACCTGTCTGGTTTGTAGATGCCAGTGAACCCATTTAACTAAGGTCCCTGAGATTACATGAGGCTGATGTTatgccggtgtgtgtgtgtttgtgtgtgtgtgtgtgtgtgtagagggttTCTGGTCCCACCTGATCACAGAGGGTGGCTTGATCTCTCCCAGTGGGTGcatgggaggaggtggtggcggGTCGTGGGGCCGCGAATACATTCTGTCCCCGGTGCGGTTCAGCAGCTCGTTCATCTGGGTGTAGGGCAGCGCCGCCAGCGAAAAGTGCCCGTCCATTTCCTCCGTGTACATAGGATCCCTGAGCAGAGAAGTACGCTTTCATTTTCTCACTTGTCTTTGAGACCTGGGAAGTTTTGTCCCTTTTGAATCTCGTTGTCACTGTTTCCCAACTGTTTAGAACTTATTCAAACTTTTGGGGGGTTGTGCACACGATCGCATGGCATCGATTTATTTCATTCCCCATCATTTTCAGATTAAATCTGTTCACATGAAACGTGAACTTTGAAACAGCGAGCAGCAATTTTTGGTTTCTTACAATTTCGGATTTGCATGTTCTCTCTCATAGGCCTTTGCAAACTAGCAATGTGTACACGTGACCCAGCTTCACACATTTCCACCAAAAAAGTACTTTTCCTCTCAGTTTTGCTTCGGATTAGAATAATACTGAACTGAAGAAAAGGAGTCCAGTGAAAATTTGAAGAAAAGAGTCAAACAAATAGTATCCTCTTATCTTTATCCTTATATCTGAACAATactgaaaatatataaagaatctcATTGGTGTATTTGTTCCTAGCCAGTGAAAGCTATTGACTCGAGAAAGACGTGTTTTTCTTAGATGTGAAGTCAACATCTGATGAAGATATATTAATACAAAAGCTTCGGGCTTCTTTCTGTTATTACCTTCtgcaaggaggttatgttttcatcagtgtttgattgtttgtttgcgAGATACAAAACTAGCTGGAAGTAATATGGTATCATTTCATCAtttctggtgcagatccaggcaTTTTGTATCACGTTCTTTGACCTTTTTAAACATCTTTGTTGATTTCTCCAAAGAATTATCCGtaaatcttgatgaaaaaaatggaaTGTTGGGATATAtgagtgtgaaaatgaaaatccGGATGTGCTTCGATGAATTCAAATGTGCTACGAGCAATCCCCGGGGTGATGCTGCTAGTTTCGTCCGTCACGCACACCTCGGCTATTTGAGCATCACATGCTGGGGGATTTATTCTATATCGCGATCCGTCCTCGACTATGCTCGGAGAAAAAGATTTCAACATTTCATGACACAGAACAAATCCAAGAAAACCACCAATTTGCATAAAACCGTCGCTCATTAATCACGTTGACTGGCAGAGAAATGATTGTGAACGAGTGGCGTCCGAGCTTTGAGGCACAATAAACGCAATCACAGCTACCAGAGACCCTAATCATTCGTTTGCTGTGGCTGCATTCCCCCTGCGCCCGCCAAGTGCAAATTGAAAGAACCTAATCTCGATGGAGTGGGCgcaatttattatttttgcagatGGAGTGATTGTGTCTCGCTGATAAATATGTGTTTCACCAATCAGTGCTGTTGAGTTATATCACCCCGTGGCTGCCACGTGCACATCTTTACTCACATCCTTTGACGCCTGTACGTTTTCGACCTGAATGTCTGTGTCTATGAGATATGCGACACATACTGGACATCAACCTCCACAAACCTGTTATGATAACCTGCAGATCCGTTGGCCTCTCTGTGCTTGTCCTCAGAGATGTCCTGTGCCAACTCCGCCCCCAGAGCCAGTTTCTGCCACTCCTTTTTACGGTCGTGCGGCGCCCGCGGTATCTTCTCCGACTCCGGCGGACGCTCTATTGCCTTCATCTTCGGTAGAGGTGAGTTGACGGGATGGTGGAGGCAAGAATAAGGTGATACCCCCCACACGGTGacgggggaagaggaggagagagaaaagaaacgaGTTAGCTGCCGTCATTTGTCGTCTTGTTTGACAGAAATACGCAGACTGTGGGTTACATTCGAACAAAGGGAAAATGTGATTCAgatcaggtaaaaaaaaacaaaaaaatcacacGATTCAACTAAATTTTTAATATCTCCGTTTTTTCACACTCTTTTCTGATGCTGACTTCATCCATGGAAACACCAAACCGTTTCATTTACATGTCAGCCATATCAATCTAAAAAAATTGTGCTGAACTAGCTCTGAAGATACAGTTCACAAaatcagttatttaaaaaaaaaaagaagcacttCACTGATCATAATATTATGTCACACAAGCTTGGGAACAGGGAGTGCTCAGTGACTTTGGCCAAATCAAATCATGAAACGTTTGTATAAACGTCCATAAAGTGAAACAAattcaacaacaacagcactCTCCACCTCCCACACTACAGTGGGACTGACTTTtagcacacacacttttcacagGCCTATAAAAGATAGAAATCACACACATCAAcagtcttttttaaataatcgcTGTATTTTCACATACCTGTCCTGGAAGGTCTAAGTACCTATAGACCTGATCATACATGCGGGGATCCTGCAActacaagaaaaaagaaaaaaaaacacaagagaagcACCAGGAGTGAGGGGAGGCTGGACTCCAAATAATCAACACAGCACCGGATTGAGCGCAACGCGGCTGCACACGTCAACAGAGATGAAATAACACAGAGTGAGTGAGACAAAAGGGAAAGAGGGGAACAGAAAAGTGCTGTTAAACAGAAAATGAGAGCGTTCACAGCTCTGGGGGACGTCACAATACAGGTGGGACAcagctgtgcacacacataaacacacacacacaaacacaaacatccaaaaACCTACACACGGGGAAAGAACAGAGCTGAGCACAAACAGAAGATGCAGAAAGTGGGAGACCTCACTGGAATGGAAGGACAAACTACAGAGGTGCGTATTTCTATGTGTGCgacccacaacaacaacaacaacacactgaagaatgacatgcaaaacaaacacacacgtgagcGAGTCAACTCAGAATAATAAAAAGAGCAGATTTGAACTCAGGAGACGAAAATGAATAATGTACAGTTCAAATAAATCCTTAACCATCTTAATTATGCATTCACACGAGAAAATAATCAGCAGTACCGACACAAACAGTTCAgtggaaaacaacaaacattatCTGCCTGTGTTTGTGAATATTTTAGGAATACGGATGGTGTTGTTCTGTTTTCCCTTGTTTGTCAACAAATCCACGctaagacaaaaaaagaagcaaagtgTTATGGATGCTGCCGACCTGTGGTACTCTGCTGACAgcccacagaaaaaaaagaatcaataaCTCACCAATTATGGAGAAAAAGCTACTGAAACATTTCCTGAACCAAttagatgtaaaaaaaatagtaaaaaactacatttttggGTCTATTTTGAGTGGTGGATTAACACATTTAGTGCTGTGCTGAGTCTGGTCTTCTCGTGGTATTTGTTGACATGAAGAATAATGTAGAATATTGTCAGACATGtaggtgagagagagatattatTGAGGCAGTCAAACAGTTGTTATGGTTCTAGCAGTAGACACATcatgcagtttgtgtgtttgtgttgagacaacatgtgtttgtgtgtgtgtgtgtgactttaaattaaacatgCTGGCTGACAGGTGGCTGATTCAACAGAACATGGGTTGTGGACAGCATGTCATCTGGTTTGAGCCCGGGTGGCTGAGATTGAGTGTGGGAATAAATCCTAATGGTAATGTACATTGATTAGGTTCTTATTCATTATGGACCATTACCCCTGATGAGCATTGGCTGAGGGGAAGCCTCTgtgctcactctctctctttctctttctctctcacacacacacacacacacacacacactcacagatctTGATGAATGACCTTATCCCCCACTACTCCAACACATTCATATATCTGAACTGACAAACCTGAGGCAGCTCGGCCTCCTGACGTCTGCTGAGGCTGAAGAATCCGCGTCCTAATCTTTACTTATTGTCTTCTACTACTTATTGGCCTCTAAGATCCAGCTGCATGTCtcgtgcatcatttggaagacTAGTTTCACTTCTATTAACCTCTGACTTCCTGAAAGGTTTGTGGGCATCGTGCCTCagcaatatttaatattagtATTAAAGAGGACTATCAGCAGTAAAATAAGTGAGCGTGTGCTACTCAGAGAGATTTGTCACTtttattacctccgccaaggaggtaaTACAATTTGTATATGGATccagtatttgtattttctttgacattttaagAAAGGGCATTTTTGGTTGATGAAGAGAATTATGTGTTAATTTTAACGAATAAAACGATCAAGCAGATTTTCCTATAGTTTTATATGGGTGAGGGCTTTTTGTACACCCCACTGTATGGTAAAGTACTAGAAAACCCTTTACTACCACTTACATGTAGTTGAGAAACATAATGTAACCTTAGCTTTGGGTCTTAATATAAGGGGACTGttatatgatatatgatatatgctctactgagtgccagtctactTGGTAATTTTCCGAGGTTGTGCCTCTGCTAGGTCGTCATCCTTCATCTGAACGGCCCAggcaagaggaggagctgctgtgtaAGCACTGTGACTGTGTAATACGCCAGATTTATGTTATATACAGGATGTATTCTCATGTGCAGGTCTGAGCCCATACTCGTACCCAGCTGTACAGTATGAGTGTAAGTGTGGGCTCTTGTTAGTGTCCATTTTTTGAGTATATGTTCAATGTGACACACTCAGCAGGCCTCCCAGCAGGGTTAATGAACCCTGCAGGGAGGCCCGCAGAGGCGCACAACCACTGGACCACCACACTGCTGACAACTACACTAACCccctcacaccacacacacacacacacacacagctctaatGCTGCAGGTCCATTCTGTACGTACCTGTGCTGTTCTTATCTCTAGCTCAAGATTCAATTTATTAAAATTACATATGAATTTAGAGAATGTTGCACAAGCTGCTTGATTATTTAATTGAAAGTTAACATTCCGATTCCCAAAAGTGGTTGAAATCTTTGTTAGCAAAGAAGCAGATGTTTTTAAGTCTTAAAGATGATATGTaacttatttttgtaatgacAATTCAGTtgacaaataagaaaacatctATTCGCAAACATGTCAGAATGTGATGTTAGTTAAAAAATCCAAACCCAACCAATGACAGGGAAGCAGACAGGGCATCCGAAGAGGGATCGCATTCCAAAGCTGTAAGTTATTAGTTCCAATGTGTCACGTTAGTTTTCTTGTTGTTAGTGAAGCATCTCCTCCATGACTGTGTCCTGTTTCTTAGTCTACTGTGTCCTCTAGTAACTGTTATTCACAGGTAGGAGGTTTTAGAAATGCAGACCGGTGCGGCTGAGACACCGGGAGCGAccgaaatgaaagaaaatagcAATTAGCGAAGTTTCCAGGGATGTAGCCAGGACACCGAATGAAATACTGGAGTGTTTGTTAGTATCGGGAAGGAAGCTCACTCGTCCAGAGCAAACCAAATGCGGTTATGGGCAGAGGGTGCAGGGCTGCAGGCTGCCACGCTGGGAGCAGATGCTCCGACAGATGTGGTGAattgggggggtgggtgggtgggggcagggggggggtcTTACCTCTGGGGTAccgaggaggggaggaggggttTCAGAGAGGACTCTTATAAGGCCCTTCGGACACACAAGATAAGGCATTTCCAGCTGCATCGAGTTAGACCAGGATCGGGAAAAGGTTGAGAGGAGCaaagtcagaggagcagagatacTGAGGGCAGtctttatttatacaaactTCCTCTTCTGTAACATTGGCAAGGCACTATTTAACACGGAAGCTATATGATAGACTGTCACACATGATCAGTTGCTTAACATTGGTTTTTGATTGACATATATATTGTATCGAAGCTGTAGAAACGTGTACAGGGAGCTCTCTGTCTTTAGAAATGGAAAATGGAGAATATTCTTTTGAATGCACTGGTTTCAATTGGCTTCATATCAATTTGTAAATTTGAATCTAAATCAGTCATTAATTGTCATTTCCAAACCATGGTCCTCCGTCGCGCTCATTCTTGCACCTGAACTAACGAGTTCTAACGAGCATTTGAACGTTATTTTATGTAGGtatatgtgtttctttttaaaagagTCAGAATATCAGAATAAGGAAGGGAAAACGGTACAGGAACAACTCAACTTCATAAGAAGCTACCTGACACATTGCACCATCTCAATCTGATGATCTGTTTCATACTCGACTCTTTGAGAAAAGCATCTGGATCAACGAGGTCTTAAGCTCACAAGCCACAACGCCTTCGAAGTCGTGGCACGGCACAATTCAGATTATCGGAAGATCAGAATCTTTGCCTTTGTTGTGCCCCTGGTTTATGTTCAAAGCTTTCACAAGACAAGAGCCCAAGGAGATGGTTTTTAAATGCTTTACTTTGCTAACATGCAAATTGCTGCTTTAATGAGGTGTTTGCATGTATAATAAGTAAGTGGCATCCAGGATGTTTCTTAGTCCTCATGTGTAAAAATGTGCTgtttaagtaaaaaaacaaattgctgCTCCATCCACAGTCATTAACAAGCTTCTCTTAGGTCAGAAACAGCCATTAAGGATTCTTGGTACATACTGTAACTGTGCTGTGGACTACGCTAATATGCTCGCATGCATATTCATCTGCTGGATGATGGTAATCTTTGTAAGCAAGATGTACTTAGTGTTATATTCAGCCAAAGCATCATGTCAGCATGTCGACATTTAACATGAAACCCATATACAAAGTGCATCGAGATACACTTTGTATTCTCTGAATGTCCACACATACAAGTCACTCATGTTGTTGCAACTGGAGTTCACGGATCCATtacactaatatatatatatatatatatggtaataatataataatattttattgatgAGCAGAGATACCTCAGGGCAAACCTCAAACAACATAATCAATCAACTAACTTACTTTCAACACGCAATCAATCTTTCTACAGATAATTTGACCCAATATAAAATCTAACTGCAATCATGACCATCACAGATCATCACAGCTAAATTCAACAGTTTAGGGAAAAGTAGGGAGATTCTGTGGTTATTTCCACAGGGTTGTTAAGCTCAGGAGACATTTTGGCTTCCTTAATCCTAGGACCACCACCTGAGCACGTTCACAAGAAGTTTCCCTCTCAGCAGTTTATAAATTAACAAAGaggctttttgtgtttgttggtttgtggaCTTTAATTATCTCGTCCTTTTAGTGTCATCTGGAATGATTTTTTATACAGCCTTGTCAATTAAACAAGCTGTGCTATTATCCTTTCACGTTGGACGCCTGCAGATTTTAACGAGGACTGGCAGTGATGCGTACCATCTAGGGACAAATTCACAAAGCATTTACTGCCGCTTtggtttataaatataaaaaactgccTGAGACTTAAATGTCAGTATTAGGATGCTTGTGAGTGCTGtaatgagagaggaggagcca
This genomic window from Platichthys flesus chromosome 18, fPlaFle2.1, whole genome shotgun sequence contains:
- the wasf1 gene encoding actin-binding protein WASF1 isoform X1, with protein sequence MPLVKRTIEPRHLCHTVLPRNIKNELECVTNISLANVIRQLSSLSKYAEDLFGELFNEAHSFSFRVNSLQERVDRLSISVTQLDPKEEELSLQDITMRKAFRSSTIQDQQLFDRTSLPIPLQETFETCERPPPLNILSSYRDDGKEGLKFYTNPSYFFDLWREKMLQDTEDKRKERRKQKLEMPYLVCPKGLIRVLSETPPPLLGTPELQDPRMYDQVYRYLDLPGQMKAIERPPESEKIPRAPHDRKKEWQKLALGAELAQDISEDKHREANGSAGYHNRDPMYTEEMDGHFSLAALPYTQMNELLNRTGDRMYSRPHDPPPPPPMHPLGEIKPPSVISSSSGFSDSRPQSPARTAGFNSNTPPPPPPPLPPPPPPLPSSGMRGTPPPPIPPLPVQQPMAIPPAPAPLQIAPGVLHPAPPPVAPPLHSSSPARLQQVLDKGPPMSFGAHAAGNILPPPPPPPPLPLPGARSSSPGMSGPPPLPAFPSAGAMASPHNLHDLGSKRHHPASLPPISDARSVLLEAIRKGIHLRKVEEQREQEAKHERVGNDVATILSRRIAVEYSDSEDESEFDEGDWME
- the wasf1 gene encoding actin-binding protein WASF1 isoform X3 yields the protein MPLVKRTIEPRHLCHTVLPRNIKNELECVTNISLANVIRQLSSLSKYAEDLFGELFNEAHSFSFRVNSLQERVDRLSISVTQLDPKEEELSLQDITMRKAFRSSTIQDQQLFDRTSLPIPLQETFETCERPPPLNILSSYRDDGKEGLKFYTNPSYFFDLWREKMLQDTEDKRKERRKQKLEMPYLVCPKGLIRVLSETPPPLLGTPELQDPRMYDQVYRYLDLPGQMKAIERPPESEKIPRAPHDRKKEWQKLALGAELAQDISEDKHREANGSAGYHNSSSSGFSDSRPQSPARTAGFNSNTPPPPPPPLPPPPPPLPSSGMRGTPPPPIPPLPVQQPMAIPPAPAPLQIAPGVLHPAPPPVAPPLHSSSPARLQQVLDKGPPMSFGAHAAGNILPPPPPPPPLPLPGARSSSPGMSGPPPLPAFPSAGAMASPHNLHDLGSKRHHPASLPPISDARSVLLEAIRKGIHLRKVEEQREQEAKHERVGNDVATILSRRIAVEYSDSEDESEFDEGDWME
- the wasf1 gene encoding actin-binding protein WASF1 isoform X2 encodes the protein MPLVKRTIEPRHLCHTVLPRNIKNELECVTNISLANVIRQLSSLSKYAEDLFGELFNEAHSFSFRVNSLQERVDRLSISVTQLDPKEEELSLQDITMRKAFRSSTIQDQQLFDRTSLPIPLQETFETCERPPPLNILSSYRDDGKEGLKFYTNPSYFFDLWREKMLQDTEDKRKERRKQKLQDPRMYDQVYRYLDLPGQMKAIERPPESEKIPRAPHDRKKEWQKLALGAELAQDISEDKHREANGSAGYHNRDPMYTEEMDGHFSLAALPYTQMNELLNRTGDRMYSRPHDPPPPPPMHPLGEIKPPSVISSSSGFSDSRPQSPARTAGFNSNTPPPPPPPLPPPPPPLPSSGMRGTPPPPIPPLPVQQPMAIPPAPAPLQIAPGVLHPAPPPVAPPLHSSSPARLQQVLDKGPPMSFGAHAAGNILPPPPPPPPLPLPGARSSSPGMSGPPPLPAFPSAGAMASPHNLHDLGSKRHHPASLPPISDARSVLLEAIRKGIHLRKVEEQREQEAKHERVGNDVATILSRRIAVEYSDSEDESEFDEGDWME